Proteins encoded within one genomic window of Natator depressus isolate rNatDep1 chromosome 1, rNatDep2.hap1, whole genome shotgun sequence:
- the OLFM4 gene encoding olfactomedin-4 gives MRSVNKYYTSSSKHKTPAGGIPRAHYKRALSVLSPSYLFAEKMKCANLAVLLVFLQNAIALNAATTTAVTTTLHNVTTPLPTLVEYLTEPQATLNKPQFMTEPFANVTGSLNENGVCQCSVYLPDTTFPVQKVEMLEITAQVLSEKFEIELTKVSQYTKAVEIYEQRIRNLTIKVEHMESTSVSYTKLDFQLLKLEIIEMERLVTQLKSTVVGSNVIVEQLYVEIRNLTLMVNDLESLDKNNILAIRREIVTLQNRLKECEKDRNQTTPPPYFPPGSCGHGGIVNISQPYIVQLNWRGFSFKYGAWGRDYSLQTPEKDLYWVAPLNTDGRLLEYYRLHDSYDDLLLFKNARDKRITYGEGSGTAVYNNFMYYNIYSSRDMGKLDLNTNTLTVRKTLPNAAYGNRFSYAGVGWQDMDFAVDESGLWVIYSTEESTGNIVISKLNETTLDVLHTWKTRQYKPSVSNTFIICGVLYATRPVNTREEEIFYMYDTNTKQEGKINIIMDKMLETIQSINYNPSDHILYVYNNGYLVKYNLIFQPVLH, from the exons ATGAGAAGTGTCAATAAATATTACACAAGTTCCTCTAAGCACAAAACTCCTGCTGGGGGAATTCCCAGAGCACACTATAAAAGGGCTCTGTCTGTCCTTTCTCCATCATACCTGTTTGCTGAGAAGATGAAGTGTGCAAACTTGGCTGTGCTGCTGGTCTTTCTACAAAATGccattgcactgaatgcagccaCCACCACCGCCGTCACCACCACACTCCATAATGTG ACTACACCTCTTCCTACCTTGGTGGAATATCTGACCGAACCTCAGGCCACACTCAACAAACCTCAGTTTATGACAGAG CCATTTGCCAATGTAACCGGCTCTTTGAATGAAAATGGAGTGTGCCAATGCTCAGTGTACCTGCCAGACACCACGTTTCCTGTGCAGAAGGTCGAGATGCTGGAAATCACAGCCCAAGTGCTTTCTGAGAAATTTGAAATAGAACTTACTAAA GTTAGCCAATATACCAAAGCAGTTGAAATATATGAACAGAGAATCCGAAACCTCACCATCAAGGTGGAACATATGGAGTCGACCAGTGTTTCTTACACTAAGCTGGACTTTCAGTTACTGAAACTGGAAATCATTGAAATGGAGAGACTGGTCACTCAGCTGAAATCCACAGTTGTTGGAAGCAATGTGATTGTTGAACAACTATACGTGGAG ATTAGGAATTTGACTCTCATGGTAAATGATCTGGAATCACTGGACAAAAACAATATCCTTGCAATCCGTCGAGAAATTGTGACTCTGCAGAATCGTTTGAAGGAATGTGAAAAAGATAGAAATCAAACCACTCCACCCCCCTATTTCCCACCAG GTAGCTGTGGTCATGGTGGAATTGTGAATATCAGCCAGCCCTATATTGTACAGCTGAACTGGAGAGGATTTTCCTTCAAATATGGTGCCTGGGGTCGGGATTACTCTCTTCAGACCCCAGAGAAGGATCTATACTGGGTTGCACCTTTGAACACAGATGGGAGACTCTTGGAATATTACAGACTTCATGATTCCTATGATGATTTGCTGCTATTCAAAAATGCTAGAGATAAAAGAATTACATACGGGGAAGGCAGTGGCACTGCAGTTTACAATAATTTCATGTACTATAATATATATAGTTCAAGAGATATGGGCAAGCTTGATTTAAACACAAACACATTAACTGTGAGGAAAACTCTGCCCAATGCTGCTTATGGTAACCGTTTCTCTTATGCTGGTGTTGGGTGGCAAGATATGGACTTTGCTGTGGATGAAAGTGGATTATGGGTAATTTATTCAACTGAAGAAAGCACAGGTAACATTGTGATTAGCAAACTCAATGAGACCACACTTGATGTGCTCCATACTTGGAAAACAAGGCAGTACAAGCCATCTGTTTCCAACACTTTCATCATATGTGGTGTTCTATATGCCACACGACCTGTCAACACTAGGGAAGAGGAAATATTTTACATGTATGACACCAACACCAAACAGGAAGGTAAAATTAACATAATTATGGACAAAATGTTAGAAACAATTCAGAGTATCAACTATAACCCCTCAGACCATATCTTGTATGTTTACAATAATGGCTACCTTGTTAAATACAATCTGATTTTTCAACCTGTGTTACACTGA